TTCGCCTGCGCGGCCTGGAGCGCCGCCTCGGCGGCGGCGGCCTCGGCGCGCAGGCGCTGGAGTTCGGCTTCGGCCGCGGCGAGGGCGGGATCGGACTCGGGCAGCGCGCTCATGCGCTTCAGCCTAGCCAGGTGCGGGGTCGTGACCCGGCGCCTTCTCGGGCGCGCGCACGGCGCCGTGCCGTTCGGCCTCGGTCGCGAGCGGCTTCGCGAACGCGGCGGCCACCAGCAGGGCGGCGCCGGCGCCGATGATGGCCCCGCCGACGGTGTCGCTGAGCCAGTGCGCACCGAGGTACGTGCGGCTGAAGGCCATCGCAACGGTCCACACGAGGCCGGCGAGAGCCACCCACACGCCGGGGAAGATCACGAACAGAGCCGTGGCGATCGTGGCGGCGTTGGCGACGTGCCCGGAGGGGAACGAGCCGAAGTCGCTCGTGACGATGATGTCCTCGGGCCGCGCCCGCCCCACGGCGTGCTTGAGGATCTGCACGATCGCGACGCTCACGATCTCGGCCGCGACGAAGTACCCCGCCGCCCACGGCCGCCGCATCACCAGCAGCACGACCACGATCAGCGCGGGCAGCGCGAAGACGCCGAACCACCCGCCGCCGAGCCAGTCCATCGCGTACGAGAACGTCAGCAGCACCGGTCCGCGGGAGGCGGCGAGG
This region of Microbacterium thalassium genomic DNA includes:
- a CDS encoding phosphatase PAP2 family protein, with product MAETDVRVAYRRPLWIGAGLVAAGILLAIGIVVGIGDAPFGFDQAWQDFLAASRGPVLLTFSYAMDWLGGGWFGVFALPALIVVVLLVMRRPWAAGYFVAAEIVSVAIVQILKHAVGRARPEDIIVTSDFGSFPSGHVANAATIATALFVIFPGVWVALAGLVWTVAMAFSRTYLGAHWLSDTVGGAIIGAGAALLVAAAFAKPLATEAERHGAVRAPEKAPGHDPAPG